The following coding sequences lie in one bacterium genomic window:
- a CDS encoding DUF1828 domain-containing protein: MSTMEIDRAFFEGLGSLFTRTQHGEYQRVRTPFLYPDGDNIDVFFKPQGDLVLVTDLGETTRWLRMQSVSTRRSPKQHALIEDTCQTHGVEFFRGMVVARSRDVADLATVVTRVAQAALRISDLWFTFRTRSVESMADEVADFFLERELRFERGEKLAGRSGKIWTPDFHVRAPRRSSLVYVLSTGSKSAARSIVNHVHTAFFDLNHLAAGPEALQFVSLFDDSLDIWSDEDFRLAEQLSTVAHWSQPDVFAKVLNAA, translated from the coding sequence ATGAGCACGATGGAAATCGACCGCGCTTTTTTTGAAGGCCTGGGTTCGCTTTTCACGCGTACGCAACACGGCGAATACCAGCGAGTCCGCACACCGTTTCTCTATCCGGACGGCGACAACATCGATGTGTTTTTCAAGCCTCAAGGCGATCTCGTCCTTGTTACGGACTTGGGAGAAACGACCCGCTGGCTCCGCATGCAGTCCGTATCGACAAGACGATCGCCGAAACAGCATGCGCTCATCGAGGATACTTGTCAGACGCACGGTGTCGAGTTTTTTCGCGGCATGGTGGTGGCCCGATCTCGAGACGTTGCGGATCTTGCAACCGTCGTCACGCGAGTCGCGCAGGCGGCTCTGAGAATTTCGGATTTGTGGTTCACGTTTCGAACGAGAAGCGTGGAGTCAATGGCCGATGAAGTCGCGGATTTTTTTCTGGAACGTGAACTGCGCTTCGAACGCGGTGAAAAGCTGGCGGGACGCTCAGGGAAAATCTGGACGCCGGATTTCCATGTTCGAGCGCCCCGTCGCAGCTCGTTGGTTTATGTTTTGAGCACCGGCAGCAAGTCGGCGGCACGTTCCATCGTCAACCACGTTCACACCGCTTTTTTCGATCTGAACCATCTGGCGGCCGGACCCGAAGCTCTGCAGTTTGTGTCGCTATTCGACGATTCGCTCGACATTTGGAGTGACGAGGACTTCAGGCTCGCCGAACAACTCTCAACCGTTGCCCATTGGTCGCAGCCCGACGTATTCGCCAAGGTACTCAACGCCGCATGA
- a CDS encoding ATP-binding cassette domain-containing protein, whose protein sequence is MSSARALAIKNLRVSYERRGQIVRAVRGVDLGVARGETFGLIGESGSGKSSIAKALMGLAPASFDTATLFGEPWPATRAEWKIARRRMQIVFQDAGSALSPRMRAGDAIAEPLVIHGIATRAERADTVTRLLAEVGLSPDLARRYPHELSGGQRQRVMIARALALDPELLIADEPVASLDVSIQAQVLELLDRLRATRHLSMLFITHDIRVVGALCTRVAVMREGEIVETGETRAVLSTPTHTYARTLIESVPRLDVGGHCVDNPDAGGPSCH, encoded by the coding sequence GTGTCTTCCGCCCGCGCCCTCGCGATCAAAAACCTGCGCGTCTCCTACGAGCGGCGCGGGCAGATCGTCCGCGCGGTGCGCGGCGTCGATCTTGGCGTCGCGCGCGGTGAGACCTTCGGCCTCATCGGCGAGTCGGGCTCCGGTAAATCGAGTATCGCCAAGGCGCTGATGGGCCTTGCGCCCGCGTCGTTCGATACCGCGACCCTTTTCGGCGAGCCGTGGCCCGCCACGCGCGCCGAATGGAAGATCGCGCGCCGGCGCATGCAGATCGTGTTTCAGGACGCCGGCAGCGCGCTCTCGCCCCGCATGCGCGCGGGCGACGCGATCGCCGAACCGCTTGTGATCCACGGCATCGCCACCCGCGCCGAACGCGCCGACACCGTCACGCGCCTGCTCGCGGAAGTCGGCCTATCGCCGGATCTCGCGCGGCGCTACCCGCACGAACTCTCCGGCGGGCAGCGCCAGCGCGTCATGATCGCCCGCGCGCTCGCGCTCGACCCGGAGCTTCTCATCGCCGACGAGCCGGTCGCGTCGCTTGACGTGTCGATTCAGGCGCAGGTTCTGGAACTGCTCGATCGCCTGCGCGCCACGCGCCACCTTTCCATGCTCTTCATCACGCATGACATCCGCGTCGTCGGTGCGCTTTGCACGCGCGTCGCCGTCATGCGCGAGGGCGAGATCGTCGAGACCGGCGAAACGCGCGCGGTGCTCTCGACGCCGACGCACACCTACGCGCGCACGCTGATCGAGAGTGTGCCGAGGCTCGACGTAGGCGGTCATTGCGTCGATAATCCGGATGCAGGAGGTCCGTCATGCCATTGA